A stretch of DNA from Ovis aries strain OAR_USU_Benz2616 breed Rambouillet chromosome 14, ARS-UI_Ramb_v3.0, whole genome shotgun sequence:
ttctaatgaggtggatgaaactggagctgattatacagagtgaagtaagccagaaagaaaaacatcagtacagtatactaatgcatatatatggaatttagaaagatggtaatgataaccctgtatgcaagacagcaaaagagacacagatgtatagaacagtcttttggactctgtgggagagggcgagggtgggatgatttgggagaatggcattgaaacatgtataatatcatatatgaaatgaatcgccagtccaggttcgatgcatgatactggatgcttggggctggtgcactgggacgacccataGGGATGGTacaggggggaggagggaggggagttcaggatggggaacacgtgtacacctgtggcagatgcatgttgatgtatggcaaaaccaatacaatattgtaaagtaattagcctccaattaaaataaatttctattaaaaaaaagaaacatacaagGGGGGAGGAAATAGACAAGACGGAGTTTGGGGTTTGtttagtttggggttttttgttttcttggctgtgcctcctggctggcaggatcttagttccccaaccagggattgaacctgggtcacagcagtgaaagcacagagtcctaaccactgggcaaccagggaacCCTCTCATAGTGTTTTAAATAGCGTGGTCAGGAAAGGGCTCTTTGAGGTGTGATCTATGACCCAAGACTGAAAAGAAGTGAGAGTGAGCCATGAGAATCTCTGGAGCCCGGGGATTCCAAGCAGGGAAAcagggcaaaggccctgaggcaggagcccGCTTATTCTGTTTGAGGACCACTGTGGCTTGTGCAGAGGGGAAATGCGAGCAAttcaagtcagacacaactaggcCAGATTGTGGAACTTTGGGGACTGTGGTGAGAACTTTGACTGCTAATGAGGTAGAACCAGCCAAGGGCTGGGAACCAAGGAAGGTTGTGACCTGATTCAGATGTTTAAATGAGCAacagactggggtgggggtgggcctgAGGTGTACATAGGCCAGGGAGGAGGCTTCGGGGGGAGGCCGGACTCGAGAATGGAGAGGGCAAGGGGCTCAGGGCTCGGTGGCGTCTCTGCTCCCCTCTCTGGGGTCCTGGGCCTCGGACTGGCAGCTGCTGGCTCAACTCATCCTGTCCTGGAGCTCATGCTCAAATGCTGACTTGATTACTTACTGCAAGAAGGGTGGATACAAGGATGACACAAGGTACCACGTGCAAAGAGCTTAGCACGGTGCCTGGCGCATAAGAACACTCGAAATATGTTCTTGCTAGTTTCAGACACTTCACTGCTGTTGGAATACTTTCCTGGCAGTTGTTTAGTTTTGAAACTCATGCACAGGCACACAGGTACCCCCTGAATGGGCCAAAGGcagaaatttacttttaaagAGGACTTATTTGGGGAATAccctagcagcccagtggttaggactccccaCTTCCACTGTGGGGGtgacaggctcaatccctggtccgggaactaagatcccacaagcaaaGTGcttcccactcccccacccccgacaAGAAACAACTTGGTATGGGGAACTTATTAGGAAGTAGCCCTTCCCCCAACCCAGAGTCACAAGGAAGCCCGCCATCCCTCGAGCAGAGATGCCCAGCAGGAAAGTGCTCGGGTCGAGGAGGCAGCCATCACTGCCTACTAGCTGGGTGGCCTCAactctctcccttctctgagccttggcttcATCATCTCTAAGGGGGTGATCGTGGAACCCGCCTCAGGGGATTTTACGAGGGTGACTGAATCATGTCTGTAAATGCTTAGTCTAGAGCGAACACCCAATAAATGCTGGCGGTGACGGTCCCACCCAGCCTCCTCTCCCTGTTCTTCCGCAGCCTCGGCAACTGGCCTCCTCTCTTTCTGACTCCCTCGCCTAACTCTGCCTGTCTGGCCCAGCTTTGGGCTTCCTGCTTGTACATCCCGAGTCTGCTCCAGCCAGTAGCCTCCCCTCTACTAGTTGCCAGACACCTGCGCCCAGCCTCGACCCCTCCTCAGGAACCTGTTCGTCTAGGAGAAATGGATATGAAACAGGTAAGGAGATAattgcaggcttcccaggtggctcggtgggtaaagaatctgcctgcaatgcagaaaatgtgggttcgatccctgggttgggaagatcccctggaggagggcatggcaacccactccagtattcttgcctggagaatcccatggacagaggaacctggtgggctacagtccatttggtcacaaagcgttggacacgactgaagtgactgagcatgcacacacacacacacaagtatataaTTACAGTTTGTCACAATGCCTTGAAGACCAGTATCAGTGCACTATGGGAGCAGAGATAGCCCTTTGTTCAAACCGGGGAGGCAGGAAAGGACAGATAGGCAGGGCGAACGTCcctggcagaggaagcagagctcACCAGGCCTCGAGGCAGGACTGAGCCGTGCCTCTTGTAACCTTCAGATCTGCCTCTTCAGACCCTCCTCTTCCAGAAGCCTCCCAGGACTGACCCCCAGCATTATCCTATATCTCTTTGGCACTTTCAGGAACCCCATTCAAGCCAACCTAGCATGAAAATGGGGGCAAATAGAATCAATGAAAGCTTTTACTTTCTGAAAGAATGACCGGAAGGGGTTCTTCCAGACCAGATGAAAGGACGTTCAACATAGAGTAGACCCTCTGTTCCCACATGTGTAGGAAACATGtggtattgagttggccaaaaagttcatttggttaCTGAACAGTTGTTCAATAAAGGTCttgtgaaaatggaaaatatgtcTTTTATTGTTACTTAAAaccaagtgaactttttggccaacccaataggaATGAATGCTTCTGTTTATTGAAATGCCAGAAACAAAGCTCTGGGATTTACTTTGAAAAGCATCGAAAATGTATCAGTACCCGAGCAGAAGGATCAGGGGAAGGGAcggttaaggagtttgggatggacatgaatacactgctatatttaaaatgtataaccaacaaggacctactgtatagcaaaaaaaagaaaaagtatcagTGGAAATGTGATAAAGCAAGCATAGTCGTATGTTCATGGTGGAATCCAAGTGGTGAGTATGCAGGTATccactgtaaaattctttcatttttgcaaTAAGATATTGCCAGGGAGAAAAAGGAGCATATGTTGTttaagtagggacttccctgggggtccagtggttgggactccgagcttccactgctgggggcctgggttctatcggTGGTTGGGGAGGCAGcgaggcaaaaaataaataaataagaaaataaaatagtggtATTCCACAAACAAGGAAAAACACAGAGAATATGAAGTGCCAAGAACATTACCTTCACTGTGCCTAtcaggcccctcccctccctggtgCGTCCTTTAGTCTTTATTGATACAtcactttgtgtttgttttcaaattctgtttatgctttgtgcctagtcactcattcatgtccagctgtttgtgaccccatggactgtagcccgccaggctcctccatccatgggattctccaggcaagaatactggagtgggttgccatttcctcctccaggggatcttcccaacccagggatcgaacccacatctcctgtgtctcctgctttgctggcagattctttacctgctgagccattggggaagccttCCCAGGAAGCCTCTAAATTCCCCAAGGGCAAAAAcactgtctctatttctgctcccACAGTTGATGGAATTTTGGAGCTGGAAGCCATGTTTGCAGTCCTCTCTTGCAgacacccgcccccccccctttATATGGAAGGAAGTGGTGGCCCCTGGAGGGGAAGGACGTGGCCCACAGGCACCTGGTCTCCCAGCACTCCACCCATGCTAGGTGAGTATTCTACAGACTTTATAGGTAACTGGGCAAGGTCAGGTTCTGGAAATAGACAGGCCTGCTACTTTCTCACGGGTTACCCCAGGCAAGTGGCCTGGCCCCTTGGAGTCTCACCTTCCTCATCCATACAGTGTAGATCATATCCTTTGGGTTGTAGGAAGCTTCAATGGTTGTAGAGTATCTTTCATACGGTACCTGGAACCTACTGCATGCTCAGTATATAGTAGTTGCTAGCATCTTCTCTCCGGGCTTTGAGCCATCCACAGATCTGAAAGCGGGGCCTCGTGTGTCACCATTCCTCTCATAAAGAGGCCTCCCTCCTGTCCTCACTGTGCCTTCCCCCTGAGCCCTTTGTGGCCCCACCGGAGAGAAGACCTCGCACGTgtgcctccttcctctctccttatTCACTGAGTCCCCTCCCTACTGATGCTAAACAGcaaaagaggacttccctggtggtagagtggataagaatctgcctgccaatgcaggggatacaggttcgatccctggtcttggagaaggtcccacaggctgcagagcagccaagctcatgcaccgcaactactgagggggtgccctagagcccgagagccacaactactgaacccatgaactgcacctCCGGAAGCtggcacgccctagagcctgtgctctgaaacaagagaagccactgcgatgagaagcccacccACCGTGATGAGAGAGTAGCCACCACTGTCCACAACGAGAGAGAGCCTGCTCGCAgtgacaaagacccagggcaaccaaaaatgaaacattttttaaatgttaaaaaaaatataacagCAAAAGACCTCTGGGTTTTCAGAATATCCTTTGTGGCTGTTTCTCCCTCCACTTGCTGTGTGAATTCGGTCGTGTTTCTTAACTTGCCTGCACCTCCTTGTGATTTTTTATAAAATGAGGCAATAGCAGTACCtcttactgcagatggtgattgcagccatgaaattaaaagatgcttactccttggaagaaaagtcatgaccaacctagatagtatattcaaaagcagagacattactttgctgactaaggtccatctagtcaaggctatggtttttcctgtggtcatgtatggatgtgagagttggactgtgaagaaggctgagcgccaaagaattgatgcttttgaactgtggtgttggagaagactcttgagagtcccttgaactgcaaggagatccaaccagttcattctgaagatcaaccctgggatttctttggaaggaatgatgctgaagctgaaactccagtactttggccacctcatgcgaagagttgactcattggaaaagactctgatgctgggagggattgggggcaggagaagaaagggacgacagaggatgagatggctggatggcatcactgactcgatggacgtgagtctgagtgaactccgggagttggtgatggacagggaggcctggcgtgctgggattcatggggtcgcaaagagtcggacacgactgagcaactgaactgaactgaacttacctaACTGGCCAATTGGGAGGATTTGGTGAGGTCATGAATGTAATGTACGGGGAGCCTAGAATGCCTTAATTACACAATACACATGGGTTACTGTTGGTATTCCTTTGGTGCCACACCCCTGAATGAGGATGCTAACTTTTGGGGCTCCATCAAGGttcctgccagtttttccctgGGCTCCTCCCACCACTACTGGCCCAGAGGGGCTTTCCCTGCATGGATTTCCTCTTGGTGCCAAGCACAAACTTTGCACTAGTGAAGTATAACCTGTCCCTGTAACTACCCTCTTCCATCAGATCAGGCTGAAATCTCCAGCTCCACCTATCCTGTGCATCAGACTCCCAGCTCCTCCAGCAAAGCAGCAAGAGGAGGAAAGACAAGCCTCCTCCCATGGATCCCCCGCTTAGGGAGCACAATGGACCATGATGTTGTACAGAGTGTTGTATTTATTCATAAGTCTCAGTATTGCCCCCAAGGGACTCTAGAAATCCatcctcccccttcccttccccgacccccccaacccccccctgCGTGCCCCAGCTCCTTCAGGTCACTTCAGCGGATATGACAATAGGAATGTCAGTCTCTTCAACCAGGCCAGTTCATCAGCTTAGGGAATGATGCTGGTGACGCtctggaggagagaaggagagagggaatggATGCAGAGTCCTGCGCCCTCACACCCcctagagagaggagagggagactAGCTACTCTGGTCAGGAATTGCTTCTGTTCCAGGGACTGTTTTAAGGAAGGCGGCACCTAGACTCAGGAAGAACAGGGAGCCGGTCCACCCAGACACAGGTGCCAGGAGCCTCGGTAGAGACTGAGAAGCCTTGTCTGCTTTGCCTGAGAGGATCCTCCACCACCTCCAGAGCCCAGGGATAAACAAGGGTGTGTCTCTGAGTTTCTGGCATAGTCTTAGGGCTGTTCTACACCCTCACCCATTGGACCCAGTTTCAGGCTGCTGAATGTACTGAGCACAGACGAGACCTAAGACTTCTCTTTGGGTCTAGAGGGAGGCCCAGGATCCCAGAGGAGCCTTTAgcctggtggggggtgggggtgggggtggggagggacttgCTGTCCACCAGGGACAGAGCTGGGGTTCCCGCCACCCAGGATGTTGCCACAAGACAGCAGGAACAAAACCACCGAGGGAGTCACAGTGAAGGGAGGGGGTGTGGCAGGAGATGCCCAGGCGGTTGGTGACAGGCACACATGGGAAGGTTTCGgcagcccctccctccctggcGCCCAGATGCATAAGGACCCCTGGAGGTCTCTTCTGCTTGGATGGGAATAGAAAGAGCCCAAAAGGTGAGCGCAGGATGTGAAGGGCAGAGAGCAGGGAGACAAGGCAGACCAGAGCTGGGAAACGGGTTGGCTGGCATCTGCAGAGCCTGAGTGTCTGCAGCGCAGCTCTCAATGAACAGGTGATGGGAGCGGGTGTGAGAACATCTCCCAGAAACCACCTGAGCACTCACCTTCCACAGGGCTGACAAGGCCATGAAGGGCTTGTTGACCGAAGCCTGAAATTCAAGGACAAGAGGGTCAGTCCCCAGCATGTCCCACCTACCATCTGAGGAGAGCCTCCGCTCCCCACACCACCACCCTCCAAGTCCACGCTGCGTGCTTGAGACTTACTCCAGATGTTAAGGTTGTGGTTGCGGCCCCTCCGTGCTGGGCGGTGGATCCGCCTGGACGACCGTCCTGTGGACGAAGCCCAGACTGTTGTTACAACCCCCGAGACCTTGAGGGTCTCCCAACTTCTTTTTTCCCAGTGGCCCGTTTCCCCTAGGGGGACTGGGGCTAGGGTGGGAGGCATAAGCTCACCCGCCGACCCGCACTGTccaggaagaaaacccaaagccCACGTGGCTGTGGGAATTCCATGAGAGATGGGAGGAGAAGCCAGGAACCATGTCTGCCCTTACTGGTCAGTCTTCCCTCAATTCCCTTTTGTTCTGGTTAATGAGATGTTCTTAGTTACTGAGAAGGGGCCCCACCAGAAAGGGAGCCCAGAGGAGCCAAGACCATAGTTTAACCTCCGTCCTGACCTCTAACACACTCTGCTACACACACTCCAGCCTGATCACTAATTCGGGCtgatccccatcctgaaccctccccaGACTCTCAGCAGTGCCTCCGCctctgcactgctgctgctagcCTTGAATCCCCAAACAAACCACCCACTCTTGGGCTCTATTCAGTGAATCCTGGCACCTGACTCAGCCCTCTCCCTTACCCTGCACACTTCCAACATAGTTCCTCTCTCCATACCCACCCATCCCTGGCTCCGAGGCTGGCAGCTTTCGAGGCCTGGGCCAGTCTGAAAGCTGGTGTCCCAAGACTCCGCATGGAGAGTGGGGAGTAGGGAACTGGGGCAGGCAGGAGTCAGCCTTCTCTTGCTCCTCCTTGGTGCCTGTAATGCCGTGCGTGGTGCAGCTTGCCTCCCAGTATCTGTCCCCTCTACCTAAGTGGGGATCAGAAATCCCCCAGGAAgtctccctggtgatccagtagttaagactccgaacttccagtgcaggaggtgggacttggatccctgattgggaactaagatcccatatgctgcatggCTATGCTCtctatgcttagttgctccgtcatgtctgactctttgcaaccccatggactgtagcccaccgggctcctctgtccatggggattctccaggcaagaatactggagtgagttgccatgccctcctccaggggatcttcccaacccagggatcgaactcaggtctttggtcttgcaggcaaattctttaccatctgagccaccagggaagcccatgctgcatggcatggagaaagaaagaaacaaacaaaggaaggaagaaaggaagaaagatcctctggaaggcCTCCTCGGACAGGACAGtgtggaggaagagaaagaagcctAATTTGCAATTCACTAAAGCTGTGTGCTAGCCACGTGACCTTGGCAAGTCCCTCAAACCTCGCTGAGCTTCCGGTTCCTTATCTGAGAATCAGGGAGTCAGCATCCTTACTCTGACTACCTCAGAGGCTTGCtatgaaaattaaacagaatGGGCTTATCTCCCAAAGCTAATCCTCAAGTTCATGCTGACGTTCTGGGTTTTCTCAACACTCATTCTCTTTGCTCCATAATAGATCTTGGCCTCAGTAACTGCTTCCTGTTCCCCAGGGGAGGCTGTGCTCCTCCCTACCAATCGCCTTAACTGGGAGGACAGCTccctggaggtggggctggggtccCTTTCACACTCTCTGATATAGGGCTTTGCAGATAAGATGGCTTAATCAGTCTGACCGGTTGGCCACCAGCTCCTTTGTAAGGGAGATGGAGAGTGGGAAGCCCAAGCTTCCCCCAAGCTTAGCTGCCCAAGCGTCTTTCACCAAATGATGGTGACGTGGGCTCCCCAAAATGTCCCAAGGGTTGAacctctccctcccccaacacccttctccccacttccccacccTGTTCACCTACATTCAGCAGCTGGTTGGCCTCCTTGCCGGCTTGGTTGACCCCATTATGAACATTCTGCTGCAACCTGTCCTCCTCCTTCCCGGCCTGGCCTGCAGCATGGTGGACACCTTGGCCAAGTTTCTCCGCTTCCTTTCCAGCCTGGCCAGCCGCGTGGTTGACCCCGTGGCCCAATTTCTCTGCCTCCTTGCCGGCCTGGTTGACCCCATCATGGACCCCTTGACCCACTTTACCCGCCTCCTTTCCGGCCTGTTCAATGGCATGGTGGACCCCCTGCCCAaacttctctgcctccttcccagcCTGATTCACTCCATGTTGGACCCCCTGGActattttttctccctctttcccagCCTGCCCAGCAGCATAATGAACATCCTTGCCAaacttctctgcctccttcccagcCTGATTCACTCCATGTTGGACCCCCTGGactattttttctccttctttctcagcCTGCCCGGCAGCATGGTGGACTCCTTGACCAAACTTCTCTGCCTCATTTCCAAACTGCCCAGCACCATGGTGGATCCCCTGCCCAaacttctctgcctccttcccagcCTGATTCACTCCATGTTGGACCCCCTGGactattttttctccttctttcccagCCTGCCCGGCAGCATGGTGGACTCCTTGACCAAACTTCTCTGCCTCATTCCCAAACTGCCCAGCACCATGGTGGATCCCCTGCCCAaacttctctgcctccttcccagcCTGATTCACTCCATGTTGGACCCCCTGGactattttttctccttctttcccagCCTGCCCGGCAGCATGGTGGACTCCTTGACCAAACTTCTCTGCCTCATTCCCAAACTGCCCAGCACCATGGTGGACCCCCTGCCCAaacttctctgcctccttcccagcCTGATTCAATCCATGATGAACCCCTTGGActattttttctccc
This window harbors:
- the SBSN gene encoding suprabasin — protein: MHLARLLSSCSLLLLLGALPGWAANNDPIEKVIEGINRGLSSAEREVGKALEGINNGITQAGREVEKVFNGLSSMGNQAGKELDKGVQGLNHGLDKVAHGINNGVGHAGKEAEKLAHGVNYAAGQVGKEADKVIQGVHHGVNQVGSDAGRFGQGAHHAAGQAGSEAEKFGQGAHHAAGQAGKEAEKFGQGAHHATGQFGNEAEKFGQGVHHAAGQAGKEGEKIVQGVHHGLNQAGKEAEKFGQGVHHGAGQFGNEAEKFGQGVHHAAGQAGKEGEKIVQGVQHGVNQAGKEAEKFGQGIHHGAGQFGNEAEKFGQGVHHAAGQAGKEGEKIVQGVQHGVNQAGKEAEKFGQGIHHGAGQFGNEAEKFGQGVHHAAGQAEKEGEKIVQGVQHGVNQAGKEAEKFGKDVHYAAGQAGKEGEKIVQGVQHGVNQAGKEAEKFGQGVHHAIEQAGKEAGKVGQGVHDGVNQAGKEAEKLGHGVNHAAGQAGKEAEKLGQGVHHAAGQAGKEEDRLQQNVHNGVNQAGKEANQLLNDGRPGGSTAQHGGAATTTLTSGASVNKPFMALSALWKSVTSIIP